From the Solea senegalensis isolate Sse05_10M linkage group LG16, IFAPA_SoseM_1, whole genome shotgun sequence genome, one window contains:
- the LOC122783097 gene encoding uncharacterized protein LOC122783097 yields MGQSRTRDVWRGLKNITGHGQSGARDTAGGDQRWATELNQYFNRFDQGPPPLSTSALHSSHACSPVATATIHQPSSPPKHLNPTPHPPQRWPSAASGHLRGRCSHHSSSPSTPRTTPTTPAAVTSRSSPMTQPLLAVCLRGDELEGDELEYRSVIKDFVDWCESNFLCLNTGKTREMVIDFREKTPPHPPVSNQGSDIELVDNFKYLGVHLNTKLNWTTHIDALYKKGQSRLHLLRRLRSFGVCRPLLRTFYDSVVASAIHYAVVCWGAGSMDRDRKKLNKLVRRAGSVLGCSLESVEEVGQRRTLSRLLLYYLGEGGAEDRPVTVGCRVRMATPSQLQTDRQTESKAAN; encoded by the exons ATGGGGCAGAGTAGGACGAGGGATGTGTGGAGAGGCCTGAAGAACATCACAGGTCATGGACAGAGTGGAGCCCGAGACACAGCAGGGGGGGACCAGCGTTGGGCCACTGAACTGAATCAATACTTCAACCGATTCGATCAGggcccccctcccctctccacctCTGCCCTCCACTCCTCACATGCCTGCTCTCCAGTGGCCACAGCCACCATCCACCAACCGTCTTCACCTCCAAAACACCTCAATCCaacaccccaccccccacagaGGTGGCCATCTGCAGCATCGGGGCACCTCAGGGGACGGTGCTCTCACcattcctcttctccctctacaCCTCGGACTACACCTACAACTCCAGCAGCTGTCACCTCCAGAAGTTCTCCGATGACTCAGCCATTGTTGGCTGTGTGTCTGAGGGGGGACGAGCTGGAGGGGGACGAGCTGGAGTACAGGTCGGTCATCAAGGACTTTGTGGACTGGTGTGAGAGCAACTTCTTGTGCTTGAACACCGGAAAGACGAGGGAGATGGTGATCGACTTCCGGGAAAAGACCCCACCACACCCACCGGTGAGCAACCAGGGCTCGGACATTGAGCTAGTGGATAATTTCAAGTACCTGGGTGTTCACCTCAACACTAAACTGAACTGGACCACTCACATCGACGCCCTGTACAAAAAGGGTCAAAGTCGCCTCCACCTcctgaggagactgaggtcCTTCGGAGTGTGCAGACCTCTACTCCGGACTTTTtatgactctgtggtggcctctGCCATACACTATGCTGTGGTTTGCTGGGGAGCGGGCAGCATGGACCGGGACAGAAAGAAACTGAACAAGCTGGTCAGGAGGGCCGGCTCTGTCCTGGGCTGCTCGCTGGAAtcggtggaggaggtgggacagaggaggacgttaTCCAGACTTTtactatatt ATCTGGGGGAGGGTGGAGCTGAGGACCGGCCCGTGACGGTAGGATGCAGGGTGAGGATGGCCACGCCCAGtcagctgcagacagacagacagacagagagcaaagCGGCCAATTAg